From the genome of Gammaproteobacteria bacterium, one region includes:
- the fliI gene encoding flagellar protein export ATPase FliI has product MYIDRAKEAPVTSVEGKLVQMVGLTMEATGCQAPIGARCRVVGQDETEVEAEVVGFGADKLYLMPTGDLRGILPNARVIPTGRVYEAPVGDALLGRVLDGAGKPLDGKGPIITLERRPIYGKTINPLSRKPISEPLDVGVRSINALLTVGRGQRMGLFAGSGVGKSVLLGMMTKFTEADVIVVGLIGERGREVKEFIQNILGEEGLSRSVVVAAPADSPPLLRLHGAALTTTIAEYFRDQGNNVLLLMDSLTRYAQAQREIALAIGEPPATRGYPPSVFAKLPQLVERAGNGDEGKGSITAFYTVLAEGDDQQDPIADAARAILDGHVVLTRRLAEAGHYPAIDIEASISRVMAEITSQDHQACARRFKQIYSTYQQNQDLINVGAYARGSDPRIDEAIAMHPQLMMFLQQSMHDAFDYPSSLQVLLGFMQQQQPQKKAQPAPAKG; this is encoded by the coding sequence ATGTACATCGACCGCGCCAAGGAAGCTCCCGTAACCTCGGTCGAAGGCAAACTGGTGCAAATGGTCGGCTTGACCATGGAGGCAACCGGTTGCCAGGCACCCATCGGCGCCCGCTGCCGGGTGGTTGGCCAGGACGAAACCGAGGTTGAGGCCGAGGTGGTGGGGTTTGGTGCCGACAAACTGTACCTGATGCCCACCGGAGATCTGCGCGGGATTTTGCCCAACGCACGGGTTATCCCTACCGGACGGGTCTACGAAGCGCCGGTGGGCGATGCCCTGCTGGGGCGGGTGCTGGATGGTGCCGGCAAACCGCTGGACGGCAAAGGCCCGATCATTACCCTGGAACGCCGACCCATTTACGGCAAAACCATTAATCCCCTGTCACGCAAACCCATTTCCGAACCGCTGGACGTGGGCGTGCGATCCATCAACGCCTTGCTCACGGTGGGACGGGGCCAGCGTATGGGCCTGTTCGCCGGTTCCGGCGTGGGCAAGAGCGTGTTGCTGGGCATGATGACCAAGTTCACCGAAGCCGATGTGATCGTGGTCGGTCTGATCGGCGAGCGGGGACGTGAGGTCAAAGAATTTATCCAGAACATCCTCGGTGAAGAGGGTTTATCGCGTTCGGTGGTAGTAGCGGCGCCCGCAGACAGTCCCCCTTTGCTCCGTCTGCATGGTGCTGCTCTTACCACAACTATTGCGGAATATTTCCGCGACCAGGGCAATAATGTGCTGCTGCTGATGGATTCGCTGACTCGCTATGCCCAGGCGCAGCGCGAGATCGCCCTGGCGATTGGCGAGCCGCCGGCGACGCGCGGTTATCCGCCGTCGGTATTTGCCAAATTGCCCCAATTGGTGGAACGCGCCGGTAATGGCGATGAGGGCAAGGGGTCAATTACTGCGTTTTACACCGTACTGGCTGAAGGTGATGATCAACAGGATCCAATTGCCGATGCCGCCCGGGCGATTTTGGACGGCCACGTGGTTTTAACTCGCCGTCTGGCCGAGGCTGGCCACTATCCGGCGATTGATATCGAAGCCTCCATCAGTCGTGTCATGGCAGAAATCACCAGTCAGGATCACCAGGCCTGTGCCCGGCGTTTTAAGCAGATTTATTCCACGTACCAGCAAAATCAGGATTTGATCAATGTCGGTGCCTATGCCCGTGGCAGTGATCCGCGCATTGACGAAGCCATCGCCATGCATCCGCAATTGATGATGTTTTTGCAACAAAGCATGCATGACGCGTTCGACTACCCCAGCAGCTTGCAGGTGCTGCTCGGTTTTATGCAGCAACAACAGCCGCAGAAAAAAGCCCAACCGGCTCCCGCCAAAGGCTGA
- the fliJ gene encoding flagellar export protein FliJ, with translation MKRSKRLEQISKITKTQEDDMAKALAECQRRFQAHQKQLDDLQLYFQQYSAQIVQESSGGLNISRYQNMQAFLGNLTKAIEQQKRVVEQVRREYEHKRKLWMNKHNRNKAIDAVSQHHRQQEDAQDEKKLQRDIDDRSSRQRGGKD, from the coding sequence ATGAAACGCTCCAAGCGCCTGGAACAAATCAGCAAAATCACCAAAACCCAGGAAGATGATATGGCCAAGGCGCTGGCCGAATGTCAGCGACGTTTTCAGGCACACCAAAAACAACTGGACGACCTGCAGCTATATTTTCAGCAGTACAGTGCGCAGATTGTGCAGGAGAGCAGTGGCGGGCTAAACATCAGCCGCTACCAAAACATGCAGGCGTTTTTGGGCAATCTCACCAAAGCCATCGAGCAACAAAAACGCGTGGTTGAGCAGGTGCGGCGGGAGTACGAGCACAAACGCAAACTGTGGATGAACAAGCACAATCGCAACAAGGCCATTGACGCGGTTTCCCAGCATCATCGGCAACAGGAAGACGCGCAGGACGAAAAGAAGCTGCAAAGGGATATTGACGACCGCTCCTCCCGGCAACGAGGCGGCAAAGACTAG